A DNA window from Meiothermus cerbereus DSM 11376 contains the following coding sequences:
- a CDS encoding acylphosphatase: protein MLRITVLVSGHVQGVGYRYFTRKKAFELGLSGYAENLPDGRVEVVAEGERADLEHLIHHLRQGPRGAKVEHLDVQWSEATGLKGFQTY from the coding sequence GTGCTGCGTATTACGGTATTGGTCAGTGGACATGTGCAAGGGGTGGGCTACCGCTACTTCACCCGCAAGAAAGCCTTTGAGCTGGGGCTATCGGGTTACGCCGAAAACCTTCCCGATGGGCGGGTGGAGGTGGTGGCCGAGGGCGAAAGAGCCGACCTCGAGCACCTGATTCATCATTTGCGTCAGGGGCCCAGGGGGGCTAAGGTAGAGCACCTGGACGTGCAGTGGAGCGAGGCCACCGGCCTCAAGGGGTTTCAGACCTACTAA
- the hflX gene encoding GTPase HflX — MEKIFGRTNGLKPSEKKRLANLYNRRVGANRLLTTELARTLAALSGELGKPISLLFDRGGRVVRVAVGDAKELPVPESALVETRLSGYRVLHTHLGQGGLSRPDLSMLFLHRLDAMGALEVEQGHPGKLHLAQLSPPKADEEDWQIFPARPYYEYLEWDLAVAVAALEEELSRQARGLDLRDGSGERAVLVGVDQGEGVQAEVDLAELAELARTAGAVVAHQELVFRPSLDPRYAVGRGKVEELVSQAYHQNAGTLIFGIDLSAAQARELETITGLKILDRTQLILDIFAQHARTPEAKVQVELAQLKYLLPRLVGKGKELSRLGGGIGTRGPGETKLEVDRRRLKDRIAELTRKLREIAARRQETRRQRDKSGLPIVGVVGYTNAGKTTLMHALAKKGDEGENKLFATLRPLTRRGFLPGIGEVLFTDTVGFIRHMPGDLVEAFRSTLEELRDADVLLHVLDASQEGALERYEVVEDLLAELGVESRRVLVLSKADAADGYDLEFLKERLGGLPVAAVKGLGLHELKQWVAEALLAQGVRPAAWAYVSPEPRVAVAASTD, encoded by the coding sequence GTGGAGAAAATCTTTGGTCGCACCAACGGTTTGAAGCCTAGCGAAAAGAAGCGCCTGGCTAACCTGTACAACCGCCGTGTGGGAGCCAACCGCCTGCTCACTACCGAACTCGCCCGCACCCTGGCGGCTTTGTCCGGGGAGCTGGGAAAACCTATAAGCCTGCTTTTCGATAGAGGAGGGCGGGTCGTTCGAGTGGCGGTAGGGGATGCCAAGGAACTGCCCGTGCCCGAGTCGGCCCTGGTGGAAACCCGCTTGTCGGGGTATCGCGTTTTGCACACCCATCTGGGCCAGGGGGGGCTTTCCCGGCCCGACCTCTCGATGCTTTTTTTGCACCGCCTGGACGCAATGGGGGCCCTCGAGGTGGAGCAGGGCCATCCCGGCAAGCTGCACTTAGCCCAGCTATCACCCCCCAAAGCCGACGAAGAAGACTGGCAGATCTTCCCCGCCAGGCCTTACTACGAGTACCTCGAGTGGGACCTGGCTGTGGCCGTAGCGGCCTTAGAAGAAGAGCTATCGCGTCAGGCCCGTGGCCTCGACCTGCGGGATGGCTCGGGGGAGCGGGCGGTGTTGGTGGGGGTAGACCAGGGCGAGGGGGTGCAGGCCGAGGTGGACCTGGCCGAACTGGCCGAACTGGCCCGCACCGCCGGGGCGGTGGTGGCCCACCAGGAGCTGGTCTTCCGCCCCAGCCTGGATCCCCGCTATGCGGTGGGGCGCGGTAAGGTGGAGGAGCTGGTCTCCCAGGCCTACCACCAGAACGCGGGCACCCTGATCTTTGGCATCGATCTGAGTGCAGCCCAGGCCCGCGAGCTTGAAACCATTACCGGACTCAAAATTCTCGACCGCACCCAGCTGATTCTGGACATCTTCGCCCAGCATGCCCGCACCCCCGAGGCCAAGGTGCAGGTCGAGCTGGCCCAGCTCAAATACCTCCTGCCCCGCTTGGTGGGCAAGGGCAAGGAATTATCGCGCCTGGGGGGCGGTATCGGCACCAGGGGGCCAGGCGAGACCAAGCTCGAGGTGGATCGCCGCCGTCTGAAAGACCGCATCGCCGAGCTTACCCGCAAGCTGCGCGAAATTGCCGCTCGCCGGCAGGAAACCCGCCGTCAGCGGGATAAATCGGGCCTGCCCATAGTGGGGGTGGTGGGCTACACCAATGCGGGCAAGACCACCCTCATGCACGCCCTGGCCAAAAAAGGCGACGAGGGCGAGAACAAACTGTTTGCTACGCTGCGCCCGCTCACCCGCCGGGGTTTTTTGCCGGGCATAGGTGAGGTGCTCTTTACCGATACGGTAGGCTTTATTCGCCACATGCCAGGCGACCTGGTGGAGGCCTTCCGCTCGACGCTGGAAGAGCTGCGCGATGCCGATGTGCTGCTGCACGTGCTGGACGCCTCACAGGAAGGGGCTTTGGAACGCTATGAGGTAGTCGAAGACCTGCTGGCCGAGCTTGGCGTTGAGTCCCGGCGCGTGCTGGTGCTCTCCAAGGCCGATGCCGCCGATGGGTACGACCTCGAGTTTCTCAAAGAACGTCTGGGCGGCCTGCCCGTTGCGGCGGTGAAGGGGCTGGGCCTACACGAGCTCAAGCAGTGGGTGGCCGAAGCCCTGCTGGCCCAGGGGGTGCGACCGGCAGCCTGGGCTTACGTTTCTCCTGAACCCAGGGTGGCAGTAGCCGCCTCTACCGATTGA